A window of Castanea sativa cultivar Marrone di Chiusa Pesio chromosome 8, ASM4071231v1 genomic DNA:
AGAGTATGAAGAGAGTGagacaattataaaaattaatattgataGGTAGCCATActaaaatagaatagaaaaaataggtagttatactaaaatagacatgaaatttatattttgaagaaatggaatttagaattgataatttgatatgggtgttttgaaaaaaatgattaaataaaatagaaaaatgggtttttatgctaaaaatctaaaatagatataaaattgataatttaatgaaatagagtttaaaatagataatttgatgtagATGTTTTAAAAGCGTTTCtaaataaaataggaaaaaaatagatTCTTCTTTTAAAATAGACATAAAGTTTTCCATTTTTCCATAAACGATAAACAATCAGCTGGAAAATAGCTATGATCACTAACATATTATCCATCCAATTCCATTATTTATCCTTCCTAAATAAATTAGATCATGTAGTGCtcctctataaaaaaaaaacctggtgcgacgaggaaaaaaaaaaccaaaatcaattatGGCATCACAAGGCTATCCAATCTCAGGCCTCCTAGTTCTTCTTGGCTTATTGACTAATTTCATTACTGTTTCATCAAGCCATGAGTCTGCTAGATTCAACCGTACCAGTTTTCCCAAAGGCTTTATTTTTGGGACAGCAGCAAGCGGCTTATCAGGTAACTAAGTCAAAGTTTTCTCTATGTTAATTTgtatcatactttttttttttttttttcaaatggctTGGGATGTCAAGCATATGATGAATATTATTATAATCACATGTGTGTTCTTTCAAATTTCCAGTACGAAGGCGCAGCAAAAGAAGATGGTAGAGGACCAAGTATATGGGACACCTACACTCATGAACATCCAggtctcttctctctctctctctctctccaacgatttgaaacttaaaagtaAAGACGTACCAAGgcccacacccccccccccccggcccagaaaaaaaaaagaaaaaaaaacattgggcTCCCTACCcaaagaaattatttatttatttatttatttttatttatttatttattttttatagagttGCGCTTTCCTCTTTCAAAACATCCAAGTCTCttctttttatctctctctctctccccaacGATATGAAACTTAAAAGTAGGGACGTATCCAGGGTGGcctagagaaaaaaagaaaaaaaaaaaaaaaatttgggcccccggcccaaagaaaaaaaagaattttttattttattttatagagttGTGCTTCCCTCTTTCAAAACTTAGACGTCCTTTCTTTTAATTAGCCTAACCTAATTAGCAACTACTCAACTCAAGaacttaacaaaaagaaaactttaaaataaaaaataaaaatcctagtCAACCTAGTATTAGAGCACTAGTATCAAGTGTTCTAAATGCAAAATATTTAGTGTGTAGAAtatcaaataccaaaaacacTACTATACAAGACATTTCAAATGCCATATTAAAGtagaaaaagtaatttttggtttgtgaaaatatatatttttttgcaatagcTAATGCttttaagaaacaatattattttatggatttttttattttttttttgtcgttgTTGGaaaatgattgcatcttaatgtattaaaaaataatgattttgtttatttatctgggttgatagtttgttaatattatatgaatacctatttggtttttttttccccctatacTTAGGCCCCTCCTAGCTTAAAATCCTAGGTTTGCTCCTGCTTAAAAGTATGAATTACGAATGAAATATTATGATAAAATTCAATTCtagaaataattatttcaagGCGTCTCCATTTCGTTAATTTTatgattaatttatatatataaatttctcaATGTACAAATTATcatgttatttaaattttgagtaaAAGAATAGTCTATacaattttatagatttttaaagattatttttaaaatggtatCAGAAGAGAAAATTGACAGCGAAAATGAGACGGAGAAGTGAATGGGACTGGGTTTtgaacttttaattttgtatttaacccaaacaaaattatttttaacatgAAACAAATATGTTTGCTGCCACTTGCAATGCGGTGTGGTTACTCCAATTTGTCGGTGGTTTTGGTCAATTTGGAGGAGATCATACAGTTTGAGAAGTTTGGTAAACACCCGTAACTACAACAAACAATATGCCTAGagtaatgtaatttttttttttggtcaaagaatGTACCTATCTCGTCACCAAAGACATACTACCCCGGGTCTCCAAATGTATTTTTGTTGccgaatattttataattgttagattttTCTACATTATTAATAAaggtatatttaaaaattttaacagtAAGTTATTTAGATTTTGCATCATTATtaataagttaaaataaatatcaagataatattaataatatttatttaaatattgttgaCCCAACAATATCTActccatttattttgttttatccAGATCTATGACTGAGTTTGAGGATACTTATccccaattgttttttttttaaaataaataaataagtaaataaagaaataacaaCAACAGCGTAAACGGTAAAACTTCACATTCCTAAACTTCACGTAAAGGATCCTTTCTTCCATAACGGAACCCCAAAATAGaaataagttttatatgttATGGATGTGAGGCTTAAGTACAAGTTCCATTTTTCTCATGGCTTAAGTTGTATATTACCAGTTTTTTAAtggtaataaataaataaagcaatcctttggtgtttttgtttttgttttttttttttttaagataaaaattctactctagcctaatctaagtgtatatatatgtgtgaaccATATTCttaaagacttgaaccctggTCCTTACTCTCCGTGTACcataagtacttatacttgaATCTCAGCCCTTACTCCCTGTGCACCACAActacttatacttgtagagtgatcatCGTACTAAGAGTATGCGATAGTTAGTGTTTTGTAAACACAATATTAACTTACAATGAAATTGCAGAACGAATAAAGGATGGAAGCAGTGGAGATGTAGCTAACGATCAATTTCATTACTACAAGGTATATATGTTGTTTCGTGTTCATAATAAAATTCGcattcataataaaattggaaGGAAAACAACTCATATTAATAGCAACTAAttgccaagagtcttgtagcaACTTATAGTTATTTacgtttgtttgtttgcttgctttttttttttttttctttttaggtttttttttataaaaaatatggtCTTTAAATCTTGGTCCCGACCTAAAATCCTAGCTTCactactaaattatatatatatattagctcCTAATTAGCTGttagtttttgtgttttggcTTTTCTACATTTTTAGGGCCTGATTATGTTTGTcatatgcttttttttaaaatacgtaGCATGCCTAACCAAATACAAGATAATCAcaatataagaaatttatatttcagAATTTTCTAACAATTTATATACGTTGTGATTATACATTGCAGAAAGATGTTCGGATTatgaaaaagatgaatttaGATGCATACAGATTCTCAATTTCATGGTCTCGAGTACTGCCAAGTAAGATTATCCTTTTCATAAACTGTAAAAGTTTATATCCATAAAATGAAAAGGACGTAAAAATGGGTACCATCAAGTACACATATTAGGTTGGAGTGGATTGACTATTGTTTTGTGACTACATTATGTTCCTAACAATCTCATTTTTGGGACTAACTTCAGAAGGAAAACTAAGTGCCGGTGTGAATCAGGAAGGAATCGAGTATTACAACAAGCTCATCAATAGGCTGCTGAGCAAAGGTCAagaatcaatataaaaattccaaaatatcatcaacttatataactttttataatGCAcactttatttttctattactGAATGTAGGTATAAAGCCCTTTGTAACAATGTTCCATTGGGATCTTCCCCAAGCCTTAGAAGATGAGTATGGTGGTTTCCGAAGTCCACATATTGTGTAAGTGAATGATTCGCCAACAAAttacaacccccccccccccccccccccaaaaaaagaataattcacGCAATAATCCACCCCTCTTCTCCATCTGATTATAGACATTTTACATATAATAACCATatcatatataattatttatactaGTACcatttttggattaaaaataaaaacaaaagattgaGCCATTGAGGACATCAATATTGTGATAACCTACCATTTCTGTCAacaccttaaaattttaaatttatccaTTATTCTAATATTTCATATATTGATTTCAAGTCCCCTTAATAATTGGGGCACAATTCATTGGTGGAGCCtaatatatgagttttttttttttttttttttaaaataaaaataatgggatgTAGAGTGGAGAGACAAGTTCAAACTCAATACTATGATAAAATTAGTAAGTCACCATTTGCCCCCCAAAATGTTAATCTAACATTTATGCATCTAATAATCAGTGATGATTTTCGGGACTATGCGGAACTTTTGTTCAAGGAATTTGGTGATCGGGTAAAGCATTGGATCACACTAAATGAGCCATTCAGCTATAGCAGTGGTGGTTATGTAGGAGGATCGTTTGCGCCAGGTCGATGCTCTGCTTGGCTAAATCTAAATTGTACTGGTGGGAATTCAGGGACAGAGCCATATTTGGTGTCACACAACGAGTTACTTGCTCATGCAGCCGCTGTTGAAGTGTACAAGAAAAAATATCAGGTTCGACTTACAAAACTTTAACATATTAAAACCAAATATTTTCAAGTTACGCTAATTGATACTAAATATATGCCAAGAGCCATGTAGCTCATCTTATATCTCCTAGTGTCTCAAATGGAGACATTTAGTATTTAAATTCCCCTTCCCTGTAActatgtcaaatttataatttttggttAAACTTGGTTTATAGATGATACAAGACCATCTGCATAGCAATTTCTGAAACTGATTTGAACAATTGTAGTGAACTTTAACTTagataaatatacaaaatccCATGCATAAGcttttagtgtaaaaaaatgTTCACCATGCAGGCAGAGCAGAAAGGAGTGATAGGGATAACACTTGTGAGTCACTGGTTTGTGCCATTCTCTGATGCAAAGAAAGATCAGGATGCTGCGCTACGTGCTCTTGATTTCATGTTGGGATGGTAAGTTTTGCtttatggattttattttacattttataatttaaccCTTGTAGtttggagtccaaatcttcaACCTCACTCTCCCGGTTTCCCTTTATGCttcactaataatttttttataagtttttaaaaatgaataaaattttttaaaaagaaagcaTAACACATCCTTACCAGCCACCGCTATCAACCTTGGCCGATGACACTGGCAAAAGATCGCCAAAGTCATTAACACCGCCAGTCATAGCCATACTATTTGGTTATAGTGAAAACTGAGTAGAGGAAACAGAGTGAAAGTGCTATTTTAGATTACAGATTGAGAGGCATTATTACATTGAGAAAATTTAGATGCCCGTGACTTAATTTTTGAACTTGATTTACAAAGATCAATTTTGGTTAGAAATTATAGTTCGATtgcttgaaattattttgttattgggGGTTTTTGATGAATATAGAGATGGGAGTAGCCGAATAGGTGATCAGTTGGGTTTCATTTATGCTTAGAAGTTATGAGAAGTTGTTTGAATTAAGTTGGGgccaaattgaaaatttctagCTTCAGCGTTGTTTGTCTACTCTGTAACCATTACGAATGTGTGATACTGCTTTGGCTATTTGGAAATTTTGgtgtaattaattattattatttattattattttttttttccggtgTACCACAAATTGCTCTAGGTGGATTTGGTGGCCATGTTTGCCGTTGATTACGTTGGCGATTTGGTAGTGGTGGACAAGTGATGTTGACTGGTCAATGAGtatatgattatttatttatttattttaggaaacttGAATAAAAAAGGGCAGAAAATTAGTTTTTACaagtggcaagtttttatttgtaGAGCATATAGTAGAGCTGGGAAATTGAGATAAAAGATTTAGACTCTATCTTTTGAAAAACTTAGTTAATGGGTACAATTTGTTAATCATACCCATATCACAAAATTTCTCAACCaaaatgaaagcaaaatcaaaagtaGATCTCCCAATGATTAATTATATATTGAAGTCAGGGACAATAGTCGGAAATTTTGCTTGGGTATAGGTAGCGcctatatatatgtttttttaataaaaaaaaaggataaagtcttgaattttttaaaatgctaaaataagttattattcataagtatgtgtgtgtgtgtatatatatatatatatatattcaa
This region includes:
- the LOC142606651 gene encoding beta-glucosidase 12-like → MASQGYPISGLLVLLGLLTNFITVSSSHESARFNRTSFPKGFIFGTAASANFQYEGAAKEDGRGPSIWDTYTHEHPERIKDGSSGDVANDQFHYYKKDVRIMKKMNLDAYRFSISWSRVLPKGKLSAGVNQEGIEYYNKLINRLLSKGIKPFVTMFHWDLPQALEDEYGGFRSPHIVDDFRDYAELLFKEFGDRVKHWITLNEPFSYSSGGYVGGSFAPGRCSAWLNLNCTGGNSGTEPYLVSHNELLAHAAAVEVYKKKYQAEQKGVIGITLVSHWFVPFSDAKKDQDAALRALDFMLGWFLDPLINGDYPHSMRSLVKDRLPKFTKEQSKLLKGSFDFLGINYYTANYAAYAPQVTGDKASYTTDSKANLTTSRNGILIGAPAASSWLHVYPRGFQDLLLYIKSKYHNPLIYITENGIDEFSNATLSLKEALIDNQRIDYYDKHLRFLLRAIKDGVNVKGYFAWSLLDNFEWASGYTVRFGINYVDYENGNKRYPKHSARWFKNFLKK